In one window of uncultured Sphaerochaeta sp. DNA:
- a CDS encoding HAD hydrolase-like protein yields the protein MNFKLAIFDLDGTLMNTSPGIFASANAAIEKLGLPPEHDVNQLSKFIGPPITQCFVKVYNLEPSLIDEAISLYRVEYDTHGRFNAHPYTGIPQLLSTLKKRGYLLAVGTLKYELLAKQMMEHFNLDGYFDSIRGADLDSTLSKADIVNKVLNDLSIEANDAVLIGDTYHDQKGAMEAKVPFIAVDWGFGFPRGHMKDETTLAVVRSPEELLTIL from the coding sequence ATGAACTTCAAACTTGCAATTTTTGACCTTGACGGGACACTCATGAATACCTCTCCAGGGATATTCGCATCGGCTAATGCCGCGATAGAGAAGCTGGGATTACCTCCAGAGCATGATGTGAACCAGCTGAGTAAATTCATCGGCCCCCCCATAACGCAATGTTTTGTGAAAGTGTACAATCTTGAACCCTCCCTGATAGATGAAGCAATTTCTCTCTACCGGGTTGAATACGACACTCATGGACGCTTCAATGCTCATCCCTATACAGGTATCCCGCAACTATTATCCACCTTGAAAAAGAGAGGATATCTCCTTGCAGTGGGCACTTTGAAGTATGAACTTCTGGCGAAACAGATGATGGAACATTTCAATCTTGATGGGTATTTCGATTCCATCCGGGGCGCTGATCTGGATTCAACGCTCTCAAAGGCAGATATCGTAAACAAGGTACTCAATGACCTTTCGATTGAAGCAAACGATGCAGTACTTATCGGGGATACGTATCATGACCAAAAAGGAGCAATGGAGGCAAAGGTTCCCTTTATTGCAGTGGACTGGGGGTTCGGATTTCCCAGGGGGCATATGAAGGATGAGACTACGCTTGCCGTAGTCCGTAGCCCGGAAGAGCTCCTTACAATCCTATAA
- a CDS encoding inositol monophosphatase family protein codes for MNQEQHIAHHLEVALQAAKSAGSLVLEAGKAKHISVRSKQKNDFVTETDQAAEHHIIKILKEHFPSDAIFGEESGKTGTHEMGRWVIDPIDGTTNFFRSIPNYTISIAWEMEPFKPLVGVVYNPRQQELFWASKGHGAFLNGQPIRVSDIDDVSKALMVCVPPHRRHDLADEYFERMRRIFLATSDFRSLGSCALELSYIAAGRFDGYFERCLGYYDLAAGMLIVQEAGGKLESADPGQPFTDERCDLVASNGLIQDWILHMVHA; via the coding sequence ATGAATCAAGAACAACATATAGCACACCACCTTGAAGTTGCCTTACAGGCAGCCAAATCAGCTGGGTCACTGGTCCTGGAAGCTGGTAAAGCAAAACATATATCAGTGAGAAGCAAACAAAAGAATGATTTTGTTACTGAGACTGATCAAGCAGCTGAACATCACATCATCAAGATACTCAAGGAGCACTTTCCTAGTGATGCGATTTTTGGGGAAGAGAGTGGAAAGACTGGTACGCATGAGATGGGTCGCTGGGTGATAGATCCCATTGACGGTACAACCAATTTCTTTCGCTCAATCCCCAATTATACGATCAGCATTGCCTGGGAAATGGAACCGTTCAAGCCCCTGGTAGGGGTGGTCTATAATCCAAGGCAACAGGAGTTGTTCTGGGCAAGCAAAGGCCATGGTGCATTTCTGAATGGACAACCGATCAGGGTAAGTGATATCGATGATGTCTCCAAAGCCTTGATGGTCTGCGTGCCCCCACATCGCCGTCATGACCTGGCGGATGAATATTTTGAACGTATGCGAAGAATCTTCTTGGCTACCAGTGATTTCCGTTCCCTTGGTTCCTGTGCTTTGGAGCTTTCCTATATTGCTGCTGGTAGGTTTGATGGATACTTTGAACGATGTCTGGGATACTATGACCTTGCAGCTGGGATGCTTATCGTCCAAGAAGCAGGGGGGAAGCTGGAGAGTGCAGACCCTGGACAACCGTTTACTGATGAGAGGTGTGATCTTGTAGCCTCAAACGGCTTGATACAAGATTGGATTTTGCATATGGTGCATGCATGA